A stretch of DNA from Candidatus Zixiibacteriota bacterium:
GCGTGTTTTTTGTAATCATTCTGCAAGTCCTTGACTTCGTCTTTGGTCGGAAGTTCGCCAGTGACGAGGAGCCAGAAGATTTCTTCGGGCCACTTATCGAATAATTCTTTAAGCCGGATGCCGCGAATAATGAGTCCTTTTTCCGGGGGAACCAGAGAAGTGTCACAAACCAGGCCGCGGACGCCGCGCATACCGCCGTACACCTGCTTGAGAGTAACCTCGGAAACCACTTTTGAGCCGTGTTCCTTTATCAGGTTGCGGATTTCATCGCGCATCCCGGGAATCAAGCTCTCAAATTTGGCCTTTAATTTAGACATTTATACCTCCCAATTTAGTAATAATGATTATCATTCGGTCTAAAAATCTATATTCGACTTTGTGAAACTTATCACTTGGTGACAATAAAATACATTTCTGCAAATTTGTCAATATTTCCTGCGCAATTGACTCCGTTTTTTTTGATTTATTCGAAGATTTTTCCCGGATTTAAGATCTTAAAAGGGTCTAAAACGGTTTTTGTTCTCTTCATGAAATTAAGAGTATTTGGGTCAAACTCATCTTTGATAAATTTTTTCTTGGCGATACCGATGCCATGCTCGCCTGAAAGAGTCCCTCCCAGTTCGAGAGTTTTTTTGAACAGGCGTGCCACACCATCCTGAATCTCGATGTTTTCACGTTCCGAGCCGGTCACGCCGAGGAAATTGACGTGGAGGTTGCCGTCGCCGGCGTGGCCATATGAGTTGATATCGATTTCAAATTCAGCGGCGAGTTCGTTGGTGAACGCCACCAATTCGGACAGGCGGGAAGGAGGGACACAGACATCTTCGGATATTTTAGTTTTGTAAACATGCTTGACGGCATGGGATAAATTTCGGCGGGTGGCCCAGAGGGTTTGTCGTTCGGCTTCATCTTTGGCGCGGCGCAAAATCACGGGGGATAATTTTCTGCAGATTTTGATTATTTCTTCGGCCTCGGATTTGGCGTTAGGGCCATCGGTTTCAAAGAGTAGAAGGGCGGCGGCGGGGTCGATGGCATTGGCGGGATCGTACTGATTGGAGCATTCGATGGCGCCTTTGTCCATGAATTCCATTATGCACGGGACGATTCCGGAAGCTGTGATTTGAGAGACGACGGAAGCGGCGTTGACGGCATTGTTGAAAGTGGCCAGGATGGTATCGCCAGGGACAGGTTTTTTTATCAGGCGGAGGGTGATTTGTGTGAAAACAATGAGGGTGCCCTCCGATCCGACGATAAGGTCAAGAAGGCCGAAAGGAGAAGCGTGGCCGATTTCTAAAATATTACCTCGGGAGTTGATGCCTCGAATGGAGATGGCATAATCTTTGGTGACACCGTATTTTTTGCAGCGCAATCCTCCGGCGTTTTCGGCAAGGTTTCCGGCAATGGTTGATTCCTCAAAGCTGGCCGGATCGGGAGGGTAGAAGAGATTTTTTGATTCGGCCGCTTTCATGATGTTGCCAGTGATAGCCCCGGGGCCGACAATGGCTGTTTGTTTATCCGTGTCAATTTTGATTGAATTCATCTTTTCAATAGAGAGCAGGAGGCCGCCGTTTATGGCCAGGGCTCCTCCGGAGTATCCGGTTCCGGCTCCGCGGGCGATAAACGGGATTTGGTTTTCCCGGCATAAATTGATGGCTGTGACTATATCATTTTCCGATTCGGCGAAAAAGAGAATGTCGGGGACAAAAATTTCCTCGGTAGCGTCCTGGGTGTATTCGGGATAGTTATTGAAATTAAAAAAGACCCGTTCGGAGGGAAGGGTTTTTTTTATAATTTCTATTTTTGTTTTTTCCAGAGACATAGGATTTAGTCTTTTGATATCTTTTTTGCCGATGTGTCGGATTTTTTGGCGGTGTCAGTTTTAGGAATCGGGGGCTTGTCATTGGCGGCATCTTTTTTGTATGAAGCAGAGCGGTAATCAGTCGTGTAAAATCCGGAGCCTTTTAATAAAAATCCAGCGCCGCCAGTGATCAGTCGCTGCGGCTTTTCTCCGCATTTGGGGCATTTTGAAATTGGCTCTTCGACGATGCTCTGAAATTCCTCGAATTCATGCTGGCAGTGTTTGCAAATATACTGGTATGTCGGCATGATAAGAGTTCTCCTGTTAATTCATTTCCTTATTCTAAACGGTAATTTTCTCGGGCAATTCAGGTCCGGCTTCTATTATTTCCCGCGGCATATTATCGGCGAATTTCTTGAAATTCTCGATGAACAACAATGCCAATTGACGGCGCTTATCTCTATACGCATCCGGATTGTCCCTGGTTAGTTCGGGACGGAGGATATGTTTGGGGATGTCTTTGCATATTTCAGGGATATTAAAGCCAAAGACGGGATCTGCGTGATAATCGACATTATCAAGAGTGCCGTCGAGGGCGGCATGAATTAGCGTTCGAGTTTGCGGAATACTCACTCGTTTGCCGACGCCGTATTTGCCCCCGATCCATCCGGTATTGATTAACCAGCATTGAGGGTTGTATCTGAGAATTTTATTCTTCAGCATTTTGGCGTATTTGCAGGGATGGTGCGGCATAAATGGTGCAGCAAAACAAGGACTGAACGTAGCCTCAGGCTCTTTACCCAAATCCATTTCAGTGCCCGGGATTTTCGATGTGTATCCGGATATGAAATAATATATGGCCTGCTCGGGAGTCAGGCGGGCGATGGGAGGTATGACGCCGTTCGCATCGCAAGTGAGCAGGAAAATGTTTTTCGGATGATTGCCAGTTGAGGTTGCAACGCTATTTTCAACAAATTTCAATGGGTATGCCGCGCGAGTGTTTTCAGTGAGACTGCCATCATTAAAATCGATTTCTTTAGTTTCCGGATTATAAATTACATTTTCGAGGACGGTTCCGAATTTGCGGGCGCCGGAGTAGATTATCGGCTGGTCATCGGGAGAGAGGGAAAGAGTTTTGGCGTAGCAGCCGCCCTCAAAATTAAAGATGCCTTCATCATTCCATCCAATTTCATCATCACCAACAAGGTTACGGATGGAGTCGGTTGAGAGCGTCGTTTTACCGGTTCCGGAAAGCCCCAAAAAGAGAGCCGTATTTCCTTCGGAGTCGGTATTGGCGCCGCAGTGCATGGTTAAAACACTCTCTTGCGGCAATAGATAATTCAGGATAGAAAACACGGATTTCTTTATTTCTCCGGCGTATCCGATGTTTCCAATAAGGCATAATCTCTGTTCGAGATTTAATATGACAAAAGCGCTGGAAGCCGTTCCATCGATTTCCGGCGCAGCGCAAAATGAGGGGACGTCTATAATCGAAAATTCGGGAACAAACTGTTTGAGTTCCTGCTCAGTTTGCGGTTGAATCAACATATTGCGGGCATGAAGGCTGTGCCATGCATATTCTGTAATCACTCGCACGGGGAGACGATAATTTTCATCCGCGCATGCGTAACAATCCTGAACGAAAACATCTCTTTTTTGCATGAATGCCCTAATGCGATTGGCCAGGGCGTTGAAATTGTCAGGATTAAAAGGACGATTATATTCACCCCACCAGATATTTTTTCCGGTGGTCGATTCTTTGACAGTAAATTTATCGTTGGTGGAACGGGCGGTTTTTTCGCCGGTGTGAACGATAATCGGCCCCGCTTCTGAGCGAATCCCTTCGCCCCGAAATAAAATTTCTTCGTACAAGTCTTCGGTATTTAGATTCCAGTAAA
This window harbors:
- a CDS encoding FAD-linked oxidase C-terminal domain-containing protein is translated as MSLEKTKIEIIKKTLPSERVFFNFNNYPEYTQDATEEIFVPDILFFAESENDIVTAINLCRENQIPFIARGAGTGYSGGALAINGGLLLSIEKMNSIKIDTDKQTAIVGPGAITGNIMKAAESKNLFYPPDPASFEESTIAGNLAENAGGLRCKKYGVTKDYAISIRGINSRGNILEIGHASPFGLLDLIVGSEGTLIVFTQITLRLIKKPVPGDTILATFNNAVNAASVVSQITASGIVPCIMEFMDKGAIECSNQYDPANAIDPAAALLLFETDGPNAKSEAEEIIKICRKLSPVILRRAKDEAERQTLWATRRNLSHAVKHVYKTKISEDVCVPPSRLSELVAFTNELAAEFEIDINSYGHAGDGNLHVNFLGVTGSERENIEIQDGVARLFKKTLELGGTLSGEHGIGIAKKKFIKDEFDPNTLNFMKRTKTVLDPFKILNPGKIFE
- the pckA gene encoding phosphoenolpyruvate carboxykinase (ATP), with protein sequence MSNNLSSIKTPAPDKAGAFKSEFGLDTIGLTNLNTVYWNLNTEDLYEEILFRGEGIRSEAGPIIVHTGEKTARSTNDKFTVKESTTGKNIWWGEYNRPFNPDNFNALANRIRAFMQKRDVFVQDCYACADENYRLPVRVITEYAWHSLHARNMLIQPQTEQELKQFVPEFSIIDVPSFCAAPEIDGTASSAFVILNLEQRLCLIGNIGYAGEIKKSVFSILNYLLPQESVLTMHCGANTDSEGNTALFLGLSGTGKTTLSTDSIRNLVGDDEIGWNDEGIFNFEGGCYAKTLSLSPDDQPIIYSGARKFGTVLENVIYNPETKEIDFNDGSLTENTRAAYPLKFVENSVATSTGNHPKNIFLLTCDANGVIPPIARLTPEQAIYYFISGYTSKIPGTEMDLGKEPEATFSPCFAAPFMPHHPCKYAKMLKNKILRYNPQCWLINTGWIGGKYGVGKRVSIPQTRTLIHAALDGTLDNVDYHADPVFGFNIPEICKDIPKHILRPELTRDNPDAYRDKRRQLALLFIENFKKFADNMPREIIEAGPELPEKITV
- a CDS encoding zinc ribbon domain-containing protein, whose protein sequence is MPTYQYICKHCQHEFEEFQSIVEEPISKCPKCGEKPQRLITGGAGFLLKGSGFYTTDYRSASYKKDAANDKPPIPKTDTAKKSDTSAKKISKD